One window from the genome of Comamonas sp. lk encodes:
- the rplX gene encoding 50S ribosomal protein L24: MNKIRKGDEVIVLTGRDKGKRGVVSLRKDDSHVIVDGINLVKKHTKPNPMKGTTGGIVEKAMPIHQSNVAIFNAATGKADRVGIKVNADGARVRVFKSNGAEIAA, from the coding sequence ATGAACAAGATTCGCAAGGGCGACGAAGTTATCGTGCTGACCGGCCGTGACAAGGGCAAGCGTGGCGTGGTTTCTCTGCGCAAGGATGACTCCCACGTTATCGTGGACGGTATCAACCTGGTCAAGAAGCACACCAAGCCAAACCCCATGAAGGGCACCACCGGCGGCATCGTGGAAAAGGCTATGCCTATCCACCAATCCAACGTGGCTATCTTCAATGCAGCGACTGGCAAGGCCGATCGCGTGGGCATCAAGGTGAACGCCGATGGCGCACGTGTTCGCGTGTTCAAGTCCAATGGCGCTGAAATCGCCGCCTAA
- a CDS encoding LysR substrate-binding domain-containing protein, with translation MTLTELKYIVAVAREKHFGRAAEACYVSQPTLSVAIKKLEEELDLKLFERSAGEVTVTSLGEEIVRQAQSVLEQANEIKEIAKRGKDPLSGVLTLGVIYTIGPYLLPELVRNSIRNTPQMPLMLQENFTIKLLEMLRTGEIDCAIMAEPFPDTGLALAPLYDEPFMAAVPSGHPLAERDSLSTTDLKNETMLLLGAGHCFRDHVLEVCPEFARYASNSEGIRRTFEGSSLETIKHMVAAGMGVTLVPRLSVPADALNSERRRKSDEPHIRYLPIHDEDGITPPSRRVVLAWRRSFTRYEAIAALRNAVYACPLPGVTRLTD, from the coding sequence ATGACCCTCACCGAATTGAAATACATCGTGGCCGTGGCCAGAGAAAAGCACTTTGGGCGCGCTGCCGAAGCCTGTTATGTGTCTCAGCCCACTTTGTCCGTGGCCATCAAGAAGCTGGAAGAAGAGCTGGATCTCAAGCTGTTCGAGCGCAGCGCCGGCGAGGTGACCGTGACTTCGCTGGGTGAGGAAATCGTGCGCCAGGCGCAAAGCGTGCTGGAGCAGGCCAACGAGATCAAGGAAATCGCCAAGCGCGGCAAGGACCCGCTGTCCGGCGTTCTGACCCTCGGGGTGATTTACACGATTGGCCCCTATCTGCTGCCTGAGCTGGTGCGCAACTCCATCCGCAACACGCCCCAGATGCCGCTGATGCTGCAGGAAAACTTCACCATCAAGCTGCTGGAGATGCTGCGCACCGGCGAGATCGACTGCGCCATCATGGCCGAGCCTTTCCCCGATACGGGTCTGGCCCTGGCGCCGCTGTATGACGAGCCTTTCATGGCCGCCGTACCCAGCGGCCACCCGCTGGCGGAACGAGATAGCCTCTCGACCACGGATCTCAAGAACGAGACCATGTTGCTGCTGGGCGCCGGCCATTGCTTTCGCGATCATGTGCTGGAGGTCTGCCCCGAATTTGCCCGCTACGCCAGCAATTCCGAAGGCATTCGTCGCACTTTCGAAGGTTCGTCGCTGGAAACCATCAAGCACATGGTGGCTGCCGGCATGGGCGTGACCCTGGTGCCCCGTCTGTCCGTGCCTGCCGATGCGCTCAATAGCGAGCGCCGTCGCAAGTCCGACGAGCCCCATATCCGCTATCTGCCGATTCATGACGAAGACGGCATTACCCCGCCTTCGCGCCGTGTGGTGCTGGCTTGGCGTCGCAGCTTTACCCGCTATGAAGCGATTGCTGCGCTGCGCAATGCGGTCTATGCCTGTCCTTTGCCCGGCGTAACCCGCCTGACGGACTAA
- the rpsN gene encoding 30S ribosomal protein S14 produces MAKVALIQRELKREKLAAKYAAKYAELKAIAGDAKRSDEERDAARLGLQKLPRNANPTRQRNRCEITGRPRGTFRQFGLGRAKVRELAFAGDIPGITKASW; encoded by the coding sequence ATGGCTAAAGTAGCATTGATCCAGCGCGAACTGAAGCGCGAAAAGCTGGCAGCCAAGTACGCTGCCAAGTACGCAGAACTGAAGGCAATCGCCGGCGACGCAAAGCGTTCCGACGAAGAGCGCGACGCTGCACGTCTGGGCCTGCAAAAGCTGCCCCGTAACGCGAACCCCACTCGCCAACGCAACCGTTGCGAAATCACCGGTCGTCCTCGTGGCACATTCCGTCAATTCGGTCTGGGCCGCGCCAAAGTGCGTGAATTGGCCTTTGCAGGTGATATCCCCGGTATCACCAAGGCCAGCTGGTAA
- the rplE gene encoding 50S ribosomal protein L5: MARLQKLYREKIAAELKEKFGYTSAMEVPRLTKITLNMGVSEAVADKKVMDNAVADLTKIAGQKPVVTKAKKAIAGFKIREGQAIGCMVTLRGVQMYEFLDRFVTVALPRVRDFRGISGRSFDGRGNYNVGVKEQIIFPEIEYDKVDALRGLNISITTSAKNDEECKALLAAFKFPFKN; the protein is encoded by the coding sequence ATGGCACGACTGCAAAAACTCTATCGCGAAAAGATCGCGGCTGAACTGAAAGAAAAGTTCGGCTACACCTCCGCTATGGAAGTGCCCCGCCTGACCAAGATCACCCTGAACATGGGTGTGAGCGAAGCCGTGGCCGACAAGAAGGTGATGGACAACGCCGTGGCTGACCTGACCAAGATTGCTGGTCAGAAGCCTGTGGTGACCAAGGCCAAGAAGGCTATCGCTGGTTTCAAGATCCGTGAAGGCCAAGCAATTGGCTGCATGGTGACCCTGCGTGGCGTTCAGATGTACGAATTCCTGGACCGTTTCGTTACCGTGGCTCTGCCCCGCGTGCGTGACTTCCGTGGTATCTCCGGCCGTTCGTTCGATGGCCGCGGCAACTACAACGTTGGCGTCAAAGAACAGATCATCTTCCCTGAAATCGAATACGACAAAGTGGATGCTCTGCGTGGTCTGAACATCAGCATCACGACATCGGCAAAGAACGACGAAGAGTGCAAGGCACTGCTCGCAGCGTTCAAGTTCCCCTTCAAGAACTGA
- the rpsH gene encoding 30S ribosomal protein S8, protein MSMSDPIADLLTRIRNAQMVSKATVSAPSSKVKVAIAQVLKDEGYIDGFQVKTEDGKSELEITLKYYAGRAVIERIERVSRPGLRVYKGRNAIPQVQNGLGVAIVTTPQGVMTDRKARATGVGGEVLCYVA, encoded by the coding sequence ATGAGCATGAGTGATCCCATCGCTGACTTGCTGACCCGCATCCGCAACGCACAAATGGTCTCCAAGGCCACCGTGTCGGCTCCTTCCTCTAAGGTCAAGGTTGCCATCGCACAAGTGCTGAAGGATGAAGGCTATATCGACGGTTTCCAAGTGAAGACCGAAGACGGCAAGTCCGAACTCGAAATTACCCTGAAGTACTACGCCGGTCGCGCTGTGATCGAACGTATTGAACGCGTGAGCCGCCCCGGCCTGCGCGTTTACAAGGGTCGTAACGCAATTCCTCAGGTCCAAAACGGCCTGGGCGTGGCCATCGTCACCACTCCTCAAGGTGTGATGACTGATCGCAAAGCACGTGCTACCGGTGTCGGCGGCGAAGTGCTGTGCTATGTGGCCTAA
- the proC gene encoding pyrroline-5-carboxylate reductase, which yields MSQNASTTFPSIAFIGGGNMASAIIGGLIAQGVPAANIIVVEPFEAARTALHSHFGIRALPEATAALQAAGLVVWAVKPQTFKDAAAAAAPFTQAALHLSVAAGINTDSIANWTGSHRIVRAMPNTPALVGKGMTGLFARPEVEAAGKALIEAVISSTGQISWVNQEEHLDAVTALSGSGPAYVFLFLEAMTQAGVDMGLSPEQAYKLSVATFQGGAELAARSSESAEVLRQRVTSKGGTTYAAITHMQEQKLPEHFIAAMRKAEARAKELATEFGH from the coding sequence ATGAGCCAGAACGCAAGCACCACCTTTCCTTCCATCGCCTTTATCGGCGGGGGCAATATGGCCAGCGCCATCATTGGCGGCCTGATAGCTCAGGGTGTTCCTGCCGCCAACATCATCGTGGTCGAGCCCTTTGAGGCGGCCCGCACCGCCCTGCACAGCCACTTCGGCATCAGAGCGCTGCCCGAAGCCACGGCCGCACTGCAAGCGGCCGGCCTGGTGGTCTGGGCCGTCAAGCCCCAGACCTTCAAGGACGCAGCCGCTGCAGCCGCCCCGTTTACCCAGGCCGCCCTGCATCTGAGTGTGGCCGCCGGCATCAACACCGACAGCATTGCCAATTGGACCGGCAGCCATCGCATCGTGCGCGCCATGCCCAATACGCCCGCGCTGGTGGGCAAGGGCATGACGGGACTGTTTGCCCGCCCTGAGGTGGAAGCCGCTGGCAAGGCCTTGATCGAGGCCGTGATCAGCAGCACGGGCCAGATCAGTTGGGTGAACCAGGAGGAGCACCTGGATGCCGTGACCGCCCTCTCCGGCTCGGGCCCGGCGTATGTGTTTCTGTTCCTGGAAGCCATGACCCAGGCCGGCGTGGACATGGGCCTGAGCCCCGAACAGGCCTACAAGCTATCGGTCGCCACCTTCCAGGGCGGTGCTGAACTGGCCGCCCGCTCCAGCGAGAGCGCCGAAGTGCTGCGCCAGCGCGTGACCAGCAAGGGCGGCACCACCTACGCCGCCATCACCCATATGCAGGAGCAAAAGCTGCCCGAACACTTCATCGCCGCCATGCGCAAGGCCGAAGCCCGCGCCAAGGAACTGGCCACCGAGTTCGGCCACTGA
- a CDS encoding DeoR/GlpR family DNA-binding transcription regulator has protein sequence MNSNPRQLQLVEEVRARQSTSVEQLAETLGVTLQTVRRDIQKLADAGLLVRFHGGVRVPSATVENLAHPQRQVMHAEGKTRIARAVADAIPNNCSLILNIGTTTEAVAQALLKHRGLRVITNNLNVAAILSSNADCEVIVAGGLVRTRDRGIVGEAAVDFIRQFKVDIALIGISAIEPDGSLRDFDLREVKVAQTIIGQSREVWLAADHSKFSRQAMVELARLNQIDRLFTDAPPPAPFDALLRDAEVQCIVAQ, from the coding sequence GTGAACTCCAACCCCCGCCAATTGCAGCTTGTCGAAGAAGTCCGCGCCCGCCAGTCCACTTCGGTGGAGCAACTGGCGGAGACGCTGGGCGTCACCCTGCAAACCGTGCGCCGAGACATTCAGAAGCTGGCTGATGCCGGCTTGCTGGTGCGCTTTCACGGCGGGGTGCGGGTACCCAGTGCCACGGTAGAGAATCTGGCTCACCCCCAGCGCCAGGTCATGCACGCCGAGGGCAAGACCCGCATCGCCCGCGCCGTGGCCGACGCCATTCCCAACAACTGCTCGCTGATTCTCAATATCGGCACCACCACCGAGGCGGTAGCCCAGGCCCTGCTCAAGCATCGTGGCCTGCGCGTGATCACCAACAACCTCAACGTGGCGGCCATCCTGAGCAGCAATGCCGACTGCGAGGTCATCGTGGCCGGCGGTCTGGTGCGCACGCGCGACCGCGGCATTGTGGGCGAGGCCGCCGTGGACTTCATCCGCCAGTTCAAGGTCGATATTGCCTTGATCGGCATTTCGGCCATCGAGCCCGACGGCAGCCTGCGCGACTTTGATCTGCGCGAAGTGAAGGTAGCCCAAACCATCATCGGCCAGTCGCGCGAAGTCTGGCTGGCTGCCGATCACAGCAAATTCAGCCGCCAGGCCATGGTGGAACTGGCGCGCCTGAATCAGATCGACCGCCTGTTCACCGACGCCCCGCCGCCCGCACCCTTCGATGCGCTGCTGCGCGATGCCGAAGTGCAGTGCATAGTCGCGCAATGA
- the glpK gene encoding glycerol kinase GlpK: MTTYLLALDQGTSSSRSIVFDAQGRLVASAQMELPQIYPQPGWVEHDPLEIWRTQLTTAKEALSKAGLGARDIRAVGITNQRETTVVWNRATGKPIHHAIVWQDRRAEPICAALRDAGLADSIQQKTGLLIDAYFSGTKLQWLLDHVPGARTAAERGELAFGTVDCWLIWQLTGGKRHVTDVSNASRTMLFNVHTNQWDEELLAALHIPKSLLPEVLPSAADFGKTAEHVLGGEIAIGGVAGDQQSALFGQGCFEAGMAKNTYGTGCFMLMHTGGQFQTSANGMLTTSAAQASTQPQFALEGSVFVGGAVVQWLRDGLQAIEHSGQVQQLAESVPDSGGVMMVPAFTGLGAPYWKPDARGTITGLTRGTTIAHIARAALESIAYQSAALLLAMSRDAVANGGRPVSELRVDGGACVNNLLMQFQADLLGIPVVRPACVETTALGAAYLAGLATGVYQSTEELSALWKAERRFMPTQDKARADELMQRWELAVRQTTSL; this comes from the coding sequence ATGACGACTTACCTGCTTGCCCTAGACCAAGGCACTTCCAGCTCCCGCAGCATTGTGTTTGATGCCCAGGGCCGCCTAGTGGCCTCGGCCCAGATGGAGCTGCCGCAGATTTATCCACAGCCGGGCTGGGTGGAGCATGACCCGCTGGAAATCTGGCGCACCCAGCTGACCACGGCCAAGGAAGCGCTGAGCAAGGCCGGTCTTGGCGCCCGCGATATCCGCGCCGTGGGCATTACCAACCAGCGCGAGACCACCGTGGTCTGGAACCGCGCCACGGGCAAGCCCATTCACCACGCCATCGTCTGGCAGGACCGCCGAGCCGAACCTATTTGCGCCGCCTTGCGCGACGCCGGCCTGGCCGACAGCATCCAGCAAAAAACCGGCCTGCTGATCGATGCTTATTTCTCAGGCACCAAGCTGCAATGGCTGCTGGACCACGTCCCCGGCGCCCGCACGGCCGCCGAGCGCGGCGAACTGGCTTTCGGCACCGTGGACTGCTGGCTGATCTGGCAGCTGACGGGCGGCAAACGCCATGTAACCGACGTTTCCAACGCCAGCCGCACCATGCTGTTCAACGTCCACACCAACCAGTGGGACGAGGAGCTGCTGGCCGCCCTGCATATTCCCAAGAGCCTGCTGCCCGAGGTCCTGCCTTCGGCCGCCGACTTCGGCAAGACGGCGGAGCATGTGCTGGGCGGCGAAATTGCCATTGGCGGCGTGGCCGGCGACCAGCAAAGCGCCCTCTTCGGCCAGGGCTGTTTTGAAGCCGGCATGGCCAAGAACACCTATGGCACAGGCTGCTTCATGCTCATGCATACGGGCGGGCAGTTCCAGACCTCGGCCAACGGCATGCTGACCACCTCGGCGGCACAGGCCTCGACCCAGCCGCAATTCGCGCTCGAAGGCAGCGTCTTCGTCGGCGGTGCCGTGGTGCAGTGGCTGCGCGACGGCCTGCAAGCCATAGAACACAGCGGTCAGGTGCAGCAACTGGCGGAAAGCGTGCCCGATTCGGGCGGCGTGATGATGGTGCCCGCCTTTACCGGCCTGGGCGCGCCCTACTGGAAGCCCGATGCCCGCGGCACCATCACCGGCCTGACGCGCGGCACCACGATTGCCCACATTGCCCGCGCGGCGCTGGAATCGATTGCCTACCAAAGCGCGGCCTTGCTGCTGGCCATGAGCCGCGATGCTGTGGCCAATGGCGGCCGCCCGGTCAGCGAGTTGCGCGTGGACGGCGGTGCCTGCGTCAACAATCTGCTGATGCAGTTCCAGGCCGACCTGCTGGGCATTCCCGTGGTACGCCCGGCCTGTGTGGAAACCACGGCCCTGGGCGCCGCCTATCTGGCCGGTTTGGCCACCGGCGTGTACCAGAGCACCGAGGAGCTGTCTGCCCTGTGGAAAGCCGAGCGCCGCTTCATGCCCACACAGGACAAAGCCCGCGCCGACGAGCTGATGCAACGCTGGGAGCTGGCCGTACGTCAAACCACATCACTATGA
- a CDS encoding GNAT family N-acetyltransferase, whose translation MSAITVRSAQTQDAAAIAALLEGIGWFKAHEQATDEQALQAVATLIAAPHSSLLLVAEHASQGICGYCAVHWLPSAVLLGWEAYVSELFVADSARGLGAGTLLLNAATQAARERRCQRIWLVNNRERPSYQRGFYQQQGWTEQAEMARFVLPLNT comes from the coding sequence ATGAGCGCCATCACCGTCCGCAGCGCGCAGACGCAGGATGCCGCAGCCATTGCCGCCCTGCTCGAGGGCATAGGCTGGTTCAAGGCCCATGAGCAGGCTACGGATGAACAAGCCCTGCAGGCCGTTGCAACACTGATTGCGGCGCCCCACTCCAGCCTGCTGCTGGTGGCCGAGCATGCCAGCCAAGGCATTTGCGGCTACTGCGCAGTTCACTGGCTGCCTTCGGCCGTGCTTCTAGGCTGGGAAGCCTATGTCAGCGAGCTGTTTGTGGCCGATAGTGCACGAGGCCTGGGCGCTGGCACCCTCCTGCTCAACGCTGCCACCCAGGCGGCTCGCGAACGTCGCTGCCAGCGCATCTGGCTGGTCAACAACCGAGAGCGCCCGTCGTATCAACGGGGCTTTTATCAACAACAGGGCTGGACGGAGCAAGCCGAAATGGCGCGCTTTGTTCTGCCCCTGAATACCTGA
- the rplN gene encoding 50S ribosomal protein L14: MIQTESRLEVADNTGAKSVQCIKVLGGSHRRYASVGDIIKVSIKEAAPRGRVKKGEVYSAVVVRTAKGIRRADGSLVKFDGNAAVLLNAKLEPIGTRIFGPVTRELRTEKFMKIVSLAPEVL, encoded by the coding sequence ATGATCCAAACAGAATCTCGGTTAGAGGTTGCCGACAACACCGGCGCGAAGTCTGTCCAGTGCATTAAGGTACTGGGCGGTTCTCATCGCCGCTATGCAAGTGTTGGCGACATCATCAAGGTGAGCATCAAGGAAGCAGCACCCCGTGGCCGCGTCAAAAAAGGCGAGGTTTACAGTGCTGTGGTGGTGCGTACCGCTAAGGGCATCCGTCGTGCAGACGGTTCGCTCGTGAAGTTCGACGGCAATGCCGCCGTTCTTCTGAACGCCAAGCTGGAGCCTATCGGCACCCGCATCTTTGGCCCCGTGACTCGTGAACTGCGTACTGAAAAGTTCATGAAGATCGTGTCGCTGGCCCCTGAAGTTCTCTAA
- the ubiA gene encoding 4-hydroxybenzoate octaprenyltransferase, which translates to MTSSPTSPAPAVRRSRLSLYLDLIRFNRPAGWLVLVWPTLVALWVAGHGFPGWHLFIVFVLGTVLMRSAGCTINDIADRDFDKHVKRTKLRPITSGQVSVKEAAMVGLVLTLIAFGLVLSTRWEAVAWSVPAVLFTILYPFTKRFFAMPQAFLGIAFNFGILIAFAAVTGEVSATAWTLWLANMFLVLAYDTEYAMVDRDDDLKIGMKTSAITLGRWDVAAIMAFFALCWGLTAWVLAPYQLGWLFWLGMGVAAAQIVWHFTLIRHRTREGCFVAFSKSHWIGASIFAGVLLGFALK; encoded by the coding sequence ATGACATCCTCTCCCACTTCTCCTGCGCCCGCTGTTCGGCGCAGCCGCCTCTCGCTGTATCTGGACCTGATCCGCTTTAACCGCCCCGCCGGCTGGCTGGTGCTGGTCTGGCCCACGCTGGTGGCGCTGTGGGTCGCGGGTCATGGTTTTCCGGGCTGGCATCTCTTCATCGTCTTTGTGCTGGGAACGGTGCTGATGCGCAGCGCAGGTTGCACCATCAACGATATTGCCGACCGCGACTTTGACAAGCATGTGAAGCGCACCAAGCTGCGCCCCATCACCAGCGGCCAGGTCTCGGTCAAGGAAGCGGCCATGGTGGGCCTGGTGCTTACGCTGATCGCGTTCGGCCTGGTGCTTTCCACCCGCTGGGAGGCCGTGGCCTGGTCCGTGCCGGCCGTGCTGTTCACGATTCTTTATCCCTTCACCAAGCGTTTTTTCGCCATGCCCCAGGCTTTTCTGGGCATCGCGTTCAACTTCGGCATCCTGATCGCGTTTGCTGCGGTGACGGGTGAGGTGAGCGCCACGGCCTGGACGCTGTGGCTGGCCAATATGTTTCTGGTGCTGGCCTACGACACCGAATACGCGATGGTGGATCGCGACGACGACCTGAAGATCGGCATGAAGACCTCGGCCATCACCCTGGGCCGCTGGGATGTGGCTGCCATCATGGCGTTTTTTGCGCTGTGCTGGGGGCTGACGGCCTGGGTGCTGGCACCGTATCAGCTGGGCTGGCTTTTCTGGCTGGGCATGGGCGTGGCGGCAGCGCAGATCGTCTGGCACTTTACGCTGATCAGGCACCGCACACGTGAGGGCTGTTTTGTGGCCTTCAGCAAAAGCCATTGGATAGGCGCCAGCATTTTTGCGGGTGTGCTGCTGGGCTTTGCGCTCAAGTAA
- a CDS encoding glycerol-3-phosphate dehydrogenase/oxidase has translation MSAAPSPLSTARADLLTRLAQPETYDLAIIGGGATGLGVAVDAAARGFKVVLLESMDFAKGTSSRATKLVHGGVRYLAQGNISLVREALHERTTLLHNAPHLAQPLAFVMPSYKLLDTPFYGVGLKMYDALAGKAGLGSTEFLSAAKTVKYLPTVQQKSLKGGVKYWDGQFDDARLALALARTAAAKGALLVNYCAAETLIYEDNKVAGVICKDTESGRSFTVHAKCVVNATGPWVDLFRQQDAQAQGKPVKPMVAPSQGVHVVVDRDFLPSDHALLIPKTADGRVLFAVPWLGKVILGTTDTPRHDLAREPLPFPQELDFILSEAGKYLNRQPTLADVRSMWVGLRPLVKPQDDDGANTKKISREHTVMSSKTGLVTVTGGKWTTYRAMAEDVLTECFDIGRLPSRPAGVTVHLPLVGAPAEAQVKHRMNQAQGVHSYGTEGAAVQALPGAEVWLTEGLSEAMVRFAARYEYARTVEDMLARRSRLLFLDARKAAEVAPRVAAILGEELECDAQLDDFLVLAKQYLPAV, from the coding sequence ATGTCTGCCGCTCCATCCCCTTTGTCCACTGCACGCGCAGATCTGCTCACGCGTCTGGCCCAGCCCGAAACCTATGATCTGGCCATCATTGGTGGTGGAGCGACAGGTCTGGGCGTGGCCGTGGACGCGGCCGCACGCGGTTTCAAGGTGGTACTGCTGGAGTCCATGGACTTTGCCAAGGGCACTTCGTCGCGTGCCACCAAACTGGTGCATGGCGGTGTTCGCTATCTGGCCCAGGGCAATATCTCGCTGGTGCGTGAGGCGCTGCACGAGCGCACCACGCTGTTGCACAACGCCCCCCACCTGGCCCAACCTCTGGCCTTTGTGATGCCGTCTTACAAATTGCTCGATACGCCGTTCTATGGCGTGGGCCTGAAGATGTATGACGCTCTGGCCGGCAAGGCGGGCCTGGGTTCCACGGAGTTTCTGTCTGCCGCCAAGACGGTGAAATACCTGCCGACGGTGCAGCAAAAAAGCCTCAAGGGCGGTGTGAAGTACTGGGATGGCCAGTTCGACGACGCGCGCCTGGCTCTGGCCCTGGCTCGTACAGCGGCCGCCAAGGGCGCTTTGCTGGTCAACTACTGCGCGGCCGAAACGCTGATTTACGAAGACAACAAGGTCGCCGGCGTGATCTGCAAAGACACGGAAAGCGGACGCAGCTTTACCGTGCATGCCAAGTGCGTGGTCAACGCCACCGGCCCGTGGGTGGACTTGTTCCGCCAGCAGGATGCCCAGGCCCAGGGCAAGCCCGTCAAACCCATGGTTGCGCCCAGCCAGGGTGTGCACGTGGTGGTGGACAGGGACTTCCTGCCCTCGGATCATGCTCTGCTGATACCCAAGACCGCCGATGGCCGCGTGCTGTTTGCCGTTCCATGGCTGGGCAAGGTCATTCTGGGAACGACGGACACGCCGCGCCACGATCTGGCGCGCGAGCCGCTGCCTTTCCCCCAGGAACTGGACTTCATTCTTTCGGAAGCCGGCAAGTATCTGAACCGCCAGCCCACGCTGGCCGATGTGCGCAGCATGTGGGTGGGCCTGCGTCCCCTGGTCAAGCCCCAGGATGACGATGGTGCGAACACCAAGAAGATCAGCCGCGAGCACACCGTCATGTCCAGCAAGACCGGTCTGGTGACGGTGACTGGCGGCAAGTGGACCACCTACCGTGCCATGGCCGAGGATGTGCTGACCGAGTGCTTCGATATCGGCCGCCTGCCCAGCCGCCCCGCTGGCGTGACCGTGCACCTGCCTCTGGTGGGCGCTCCGGCGGAGGCGCAAGTCAAGCACCGCATGAACCAGGCCCAGGGCGTGCACTCCTATGGCACGGAAGGCGCTGCAGTGCAGGCCTTGCCGGGCGCGGAAGTCTGGCTGACTGAAGGCCTGTCCGAAGCCATGGTGCGCTTTGCCGCCCGTTACGAATACGCCCGTACGGTGGAAGACATGCTGGCGCGCCGCAGCCGTCTGCTTTTCCTGGATGCCCGCAAGGCCGCCGAGGTGGCGCCGCGCGTGGCGGCTATTCTGGGCGAGGAGCTGGAGTGCGATGCCCAGCTCGACGACTTCCTGGTTCTGGCCAAGCAGTACCTGCCAGCTGTCTGA
- the aqpZ gene encoding aquaporin Z, with translation MASNVKKWSAEFLGTFWLTFGGCGSAVLAAAFPEVGIGLLGVSLAFGLTVLTGAYAFGPVSGGHFNPAVSVGLMVAGRFKASELPGYIIAQVLGAIVAAGVLYVIATGKAGANVTDLATNGFGEHSPGKFNMLAALVTEVVLTAVFLLVILGSTTKKAAAGFAGMSIGLCLTLIHLISIPVTNTSVNPARSTGPALFGPAIAVEQLWLFWLAPIVGAIIGALIHKALLGDEE, from the coding sequence ATGGCATCCAATGTCAAAAAATGGTCGGCAGAGTTTCTGGGGACTTTTTGGCTCACCTTCGGTGGCTGTGGCAGTGCGGTACTGGCCGCAGCGTTTCCCGAAGTAGGCATCGGCCTGCTAGGTGTGTCTCTGGCCTTCGGCCTGACCGTGTTGACGGGGGCCTATGCTTTTGGTCCGGTCTCGGGCGGGCATTTCAACCCCGCGGTGTCGGTGGGGCTGATGGTGGCGGGCCGCTTCAAGGCGTCCGAGTTGCCGGGCTACATCATTGCCCAGGTGCTGGGTGCGATTGTTGCTGCCGGCGTGTTGTATGTGATCGCCACCGGCAAGGCCGGCGCCAATGTCACCGATCTGGCCACCAACGGTTTTGGGGAGCATTCGCCCGGCAAGTTCAACATGCTGGCCGCCTTGGTGACCGAGGTGGTGTTGACGGCCGTGTTCCTGCTGGTGATCCTGGGTTCCACCACCAAGAAAGCGGCGGCCGGCTTTGCCGGCATGAGCATAGGCCTGTGCCTGACGCTGATCCATCTGATCTCGATTCCCGTGACCAATACCTCGGTCAACCCCGCCCGCAGCACCGGCCCGGCCCTGTTTGGCCCGGCAATTGCAGTGGAGCAACTGTGGTTGTTCTGGCTGGCCCCCATCGTGGGCGCTATCATCGGCGCGCTGATCCACAAGGCCTTGCTGGGCGACGAGGAGTAA